From Watersipora subatra chromosome 2, tzWatSuba1.1, whole genome shotgun sequence, one genomic window encodes:
- the LOC137388284 gene encoding uncharacterized protein C3orf20 homolog, with translation MSVANIQACRISYYRNLVDEWLDVYRIALGIASPQLKNMKTSVDWSRQGLHTAKSLPPSIMNNNADELASTPIPNIEEVVKSPRIPSAPSGFGPWIHSTDIIKELSATPRLSAREKSSSNTLRQSKSGGTHVKLPLQKEQSTLSTDTPKLQGLMSEWTVANHYQCPVVLRQQLLGCTMSGSHNICRCTRRRVPYITDVELETFISKVVPRKQLIVLSVVSSLFPDKNTGDEMLDKLHNDRNANRAHTCMQSRSDPYRLFRYDMVTAYFDSNHTQPLLLTRHNAVPGMFLIFQSGRLIFCDHIFNGYGNAQKDFQKQLMDTRKLALKGFCLPRDFKFSPQKGREGLRSPWGGQIGGAGVDKHGGPGITVPMPKIDDGTQSPDSVSTLEYHIGKHLSTEREEDDVHSSKSLVRKLTKKYTRFIPPAAIVK, from the exons atgtcagttgctaatatccaggcttGTCGTATTTCATATTATAGGAATCTCGTAGATGAATGGCTTGATGTATATAGGATTGCTCTTGGAATTGCCTCCCCTCAGTTAAAAAATATGAAGACATCAGTAGACTGGTCACGACAAGGACTGCACACTGCTAAATCTCTTCCACCCAGTATTATGAACAACAATGCTGATGAGTTGGCCTCTACACCTATACCTAACATTGAAGAAGTCGTTAAGTCTCCTCGCATACCTTCAGCTCCATCAG GTTTTGGACCATGGATTCATTCGACAGATATAatcaaggagttgtctgctACTCCAAGGTTGTCAGCCCGTGAAAAAAGCTCTTCTAATACTCT GCGTCAGTCCAAAAGTGGAGGCACCCATGTTAAGCTTCCCTTGCAAAAAGAACAAAGTACATTATCTACCGATACACCCAAACTTCAGGGTCTCATGTCAGAGTGGACTGTCGCTAACCACTATCAATGCCCAGTTGTTTTGCGGCAGCAACTTCTGGGTTGCACCATGTCAG gAAGTCACAATATATGCAGATGTACACGGAGACGGGTTCCTTACATTACGGATGTTGAACTGGAAACGTTCATTTCGAAAGTAGTGCCAAGAAAACAGCTGATTGTTCTCTCAGTTGTCTCCTCGTT GTTTCCTGACAAGAATACTGGAGATGAAATGCTAGACAAACTGCATAATGACCGCAATGCCAACCGTGCTCACACATGTATGCAGTCACGTTCAGACCCTTACCGTCTCTTTAGATATGATATGGTGACGGCTTACTTTGACTCTAACCACACCCAGCCATTACTTCTAACCAGACATAATGCTGTACCTGGCATGTTCCTA aTTTTCCAGTCAGGGCGGCTAATATTTTGTGATCACATATTCAATGGCTATGGAAATGCGCAAAAGGACTTCCAAAAGCAGTTGATGGACACTCGTAAGCTCGCCCTCAAGGGTTTCTGTCTGCCCAGAGATTTCAAGTTCAG tCCACAAAAGGGAAGAGAGGGCCTGAGGTCTCCGTGGGGTGGGCAGATAGGAGGTGCCGGAGTTGACAAGCATGGCGGTCCTGGTATTACTGTTCCGATGCCCAAAATAGACGATGGAACTCAGTCACCAGATTCTGTATCTACCTTGGAATATCATATCGG AAAACATCTGTCTACTGAGAGAGAAGAAGATGATGTCCACTCATCTAAATCACTAGTTCGAAAGCTGACAAAGAAGTACACGAGGTTCATACCTCCGGCAGCAATTGTCAAATAA
- the LOC137388285 gene encoding uncharacterized protein, translating into MLALEDSFFFDQAPFREPIKRYKKRPDELPHSLRYAHLNPKLASFYKDKEGEEGETLELEEDAGKESILPEISNTFVNIRNQLLTGFMPSFDSTRLTIQENKAVTPTLLEEIAKLLPLVKQSNKKLSFPRSLQQNLQSTFDDLVYDAKYTKRQWQVLENQMKYDAEQREKAEKEAGELKAEEAKKARLEGSDSDDELNKVESADQGRGSKLRRRRHRHTQSQPAVIIEEEPSNATQKKPQRLGSALRKPATAPGKQDGSRLAVGRGEDIPSETSHSLRSSHPVSYGQPYSMTVLTFNLSNYQSWENKGCHVFGIDRQDNDDHPLEWVVKRLSRTSSQIKVEQEEAVRLRRRELPFTRYYMDNVTEKSLAKSAGDRLGIFNTVMKGGKPKIPSLKTKPYKGQILCTQINDGSRTIYYEGGELAIVTSRGADSGFYTIAYDKDKRMLASFTPLGTGCCYTSDNTPLLLVTSSGGFYTNQEDDVEEWTWPSGTQTKLSYPINVTLSKHISIKIVGRSSITLVFQFGNQFIKTPVGLTEGLENTQPPSIDDLSPLQMSDRIAYTCQAAQSLLQKPGAAPSQTERQPTGSVLKKTRSVKTPKKEETSNVEFSEAHVIQYDISKFERDYSKLKNKAK; encoded by the exons AGGATGCGGGTAAAGAAAGCATTCTTCCAGAAATTTCCAACACTTTTGTGAATATACGAAACCAGCTGTTGACTGGATTTATGCCTTCCTTTGATTCGACCAGACTGACTATTCAGGAAAACAAAGCAG TCACTCCCACCTTGCTTGAGGAAATTGCAAAGCTTCTGCCACTTGTAAAGCAGTCTAATAAGAAGTTGTCTTTTCCACGAAGCCTTCAACAGAATCTTCAAAGCACCTTTGATGATTTGGTATATGATGCCAA GTACACGAAAAGGCAGTGGCAAGTTTTGGAGAACCAAATGAAATATGATGCGGAGCAGAGGGAAAAAGCTGAAAAAGAGGCTGGAGAGCTCAAAGCGGAGGAGGCAAAGAAAGCGCGTTTGGAAGGATCTGACAGCGATGACGAGTTGAATAAAGTGGAGAGCGCTG ATCAAGGTCGAGGCAGCAAATTGCGGCGCAGACGACATAGACACACACAAAGTCAACCTGCTGTTATTATTGAAGAAGAACCTTCTA ATGCTACTCAAAAGAAACCCCAACGATTAGGAAGTGCTCTTCGCAAGCCTGCAACTGCACCAGGAAAACAAGATGGCTCCCGGTTGGCCGTAGGCCGAGGGGAGGATATACCGTCAGAGACTAGTCATTCTTTGCGAT CCTCACATCCTGTTTCCTACGGCCAGCCCTACAGCATGACGGTGCTTACCTTCAACCTCTCCAACTATCAGTCATGGGAGAACAAAGGCTGCCATGTCTTTGGTATTGATAGGCAGGACAACGATGACCATCCTCTCGAGTGGGTCGTCAAGAGACTTAGTCGAACTTCCTCTCAAAT TAAAGTTGAGCAAGAAGAGGCAGTAAGGTTACGACGTCGAGAGCTTCCATTTACTAGGTACTATATGGACAATGTCACAGAAAAGTCTTTGGCTAAAAGTGCTGGTGATAGACTTGGAATCTTCAATACTGTTATGAAAGGAGGGAAACCTAAAATACCAAGTCTAAAAACTAAACCATACAAAGGTCAAATCTTGTGCACGCAGATTAATGACGGCTCCAGGACCATATA CTATGAGGGAGGAGAGCTGGCAATCGTAACAAGCCGTGGTGCTGACTCAGGCTTCTACACAATAGCATACGACAAGGACAAACGCATGCTTGCTAGTTTCACACCACTCGGCACAGGCTGCTGCTACACCTCCGACAATACTCCTCT GCTATTAGTAACATCATCGGGTGGCTTTTACACCAACCAAGAAGATGATGTGGAAGAGTGGACATGGCCATCAGGAACTCAAACTAAACTCAGCTATCCTATAAATGTTACACTGAGCAAACATATTTCAATCAAG ATTGTGGGACGCTCCTCTATCACCCTCGTATTCCAGTTTGGAAATCAGTTTATTAAGACTCCAGTTGGACTTACAGAGGGGTTAGAAAACACGCAACCTCCGAGCatagatgatttg tcaccGCTACAGATGAGTGATAGAATAGCATACACATGTCAAGCAGCCCAGAGTCTACTACAGAAACCTGGTGCAGCTCCTTCCCAGACGGAAAGGCAACCTACTGGCTCTGTACTCAAGAA AACTCGCTCGGTGAAGACGCCGAAGAAGGAGGAAACATCGAATGTCGAGTTCTCAGAAGCTCACGTCATTCAATACGACATTAGCAAGTTTGAGAGAGACTACAGCAAACTCAAAAACAAGGCTAAGTGA